One genomic window of Gemmatimonadales bacterium includes the following:
- a CDS encoding Rne/Rng family ribonuclease, whose protein sequence is MKREILINGSQRETRVAILEDDRLVELMVDRPDHRRSVGDIYLGKVEAVLPGIQAAFVDIGQEKSAFLHASDLLEPDEDEEAEDEDEAPAEVAADIGAEAPAVERRAVEDVATESDERRPWRGRDRRQRNRGAASAEKVESRQREVSSRRQLPNIADILKKGQTLPVQVTKEPISSKGSRVTAQISLPGRFLVYMPYGSKVGVSRKIESREQRHKLREMVGKLLPSDAGGVIVRTVAEGVTEEHFKREIDSLLAQWRRVNRKKSFIRRAPALLQRETSLTRGLIRDVFSSKVDALWVDTRELYNEVEQYLSQVDPELMSRVHLYDEPAPLFDKFDIEAEIRDLFKARCELPTGGSLVIQPTEALVSIDVNTGRYTGKKDPEKTILRTNLEAAREIARQIRLRDIGGIIVCDFIDMETRSNRDKVLQELRTHLGRDRARTKAFAVSELGLVEMTRQRVRPSLWHSMTTECPTCAGSGRVFTPEVVTRRLERSLRRAGQEHREQQIMVRLHPEVALYLLEEEPKFLQTLTKLTGIEIELRDDPMMRLDEFRLMSRPAGRDVTELYAVA, encoded by the coding sequence TTGAAACGCGAGATCCTGATCAACGGGAGCCAGCGGGAGACCCGCGTGGCCATCCTCGAGGACGACCGGCTGGTCGAGCTGATGGTCGACCGGCCGGATCACCGGCGCAGCGTCGGCGATATCTACCTGGGCAAGGTCGAGGCAGTGCTGCCGGGCATCCAGGCGGCGTTCGTCGACATCGGTCAGGAAAAGAGCGCGTTCCTGCATGCCTCCGACCTGCTCGAGCCCGACGAAGACGAAGAGGCGGAGGACGAAGACGAGGCGCCGGCGGAGGTGGCGGCCGACATCGGGGCGGAGGCGCCGGCAGTCGAGCGGCGCGCCGTAGAGGACGTCGCCACGGAGAGCGATGAGCGGCGCCCCTGGCGCGGGCGCGACCGGCGGCAGCGGAACCGGGGCGCCGCCAGCGCCGAAAAGGTCGAGTCGCGCCAGCGCGAGGTAAGCTCGCGCCGCCAGTTGCCCAACATCGCCGACATCCTGAAGAAGGGGCAGACGCTCCCGGTGCAGGTCACCAAGGAGCCGATCAGCAGCAAGGGCTCGCGGGTCACCGCCCAGATTTCCCTGCCCGGCCGATTCCTCGTCTACATGCCGTACGGCTCCAAGGTCGGCGTGAGCCGAAAAATCGAAAGCAGGGAGCAGCGGCACAAGTTGCGCGAAATGGTCGGCAAACTGCTGCCGAGCGACGCGGGTGGGGTCATCGTGCGCACGGTGGCGGAGGGCGTCACCGAGGAGCACTTCAAGCGCGAGATCGATTCGCTGCTCGCGCAGTGGCGCCGCGTCAACCGAAAGAAGTCGTTCATTCGACGCGCGCCGGCGCTCCTGCAGCGGGAGACGAGCCTCACCCGCGGGCTCATCCGCGACGTGTTCAGCTCGAAGGTTGACGCGCTCTGGGTGGATACGCGCGAGCTGTACAACGAGGTCGAGCAGTACCTGTCACAAGTGGACCCGGAGCTCATGAGCCGGGTACACCTCTACGACGAGCCCGCGCCCCTCTTCGACAAGTTCGACATCGAGGCGGAGATCCGCGACCTCTTCAAGGCGCGGTGCGAGCTGCCCACCGGGGGTTCGCTGGTGATCCAGCCGACCGAGGCGCTGGTGTCGATCGACGTGAACACCGGGCGTTACACCGGGAAGAAGGACCCGGAGAAGACGATCCTGCGCACCAACCTCGAGGCAGCGCGCGAAATCGCCCGGCAGATCCGGCTGCGCGACATCGGCGGCATCATCGTCTGCGACTTCATCGACATGGAAACCCGCTCGAACCGGGACAAGGTGTTGCAGGAGCTGCGCACCCACCTGGGCCGGGACCGGGCGCGCACCAAGGCCTTTGCCGTCTCGGAGCTCGGACTGGTCGAGATGACGCGCCAGCGGGTGCGCCCGTCGCTCTGGCACTCGATGACGACAGAGTGCCCCACCTGCGCCGGATCGGGCCGGGTGTTCACCCCCGAAGTGGTGACCCGCAGGCTGGAACGATCGCTGCGCCGTGCGGGCCAGGAGCACCGCGAGCAGCAGATCATGGTGCGCCTGCACCCTGAGGTCGCGCTCTATCTGCTGGAGGAGGAGCCCAAGTTCCTCCAGACGCTCACCAAGCTCACCGGCATCGAAATCGAATTGCGCGACGACCCGATGATGCGGCTCGATGAGTTCAGGCTGATGAGCAGACCGGCGGGGAGGGACGTCACCGAACTATACGCCGTCGCCTGA